One genomic window of Hymenobacter sp. J193 includes the following:
- a CDS encoding RNA polymerase sigma factor yields the protein METIALPLDASLMTAGHQDLQIQEAVRTQRKRLLAFIRRRIPDEAEAEDVLQDVFAELVESYRMLKPVEQAAAWLFRVARNKITDLYRRKRTTSLEAEMAAYSDDEENSLLLADLLPATDDAPENRLLRETLMETLSDALAELPAAQRQVFIWHELEDKTFREMEEETGVPLKTLISRKHYAVQHLRKRLQTLYTELFTD from the coding sequence ATGGAAACCATTGCTTTACCCCTCGATGCTTCGCTGATGACGGCCGGCCACCAGGACCTGCAGATACAGGAAGCCGTGCGCACCCAGCGCAAGCGCCTGCTGGCGTTCATTCGCCGCCGCATCCCCGACGAGGCGGAAGCCGAAGACGTGTTGCAGGACGTGTTTGCCGAACTGGTAGAAAGCTACCGGATGCTGAAGCCCGTAGAGCAGGCCGCTGCCTGGCTTTTTCGGGTGGCCCGCAACAAAATCACGGACCTGTACCGGCGCAAGCGCACTACCTCGCTGGAAGCGGAAATGGCCGCATACTCCGATGATGAGGAGAATTCCCTGCTGCTGGCCGACCTGCTGCCCGCCACCGACGATGCGCCGGAAAACCGCCTGCTGCGCGAAACGCTGATGGAAACCCTCAGCGACGCCCTGGCCGAACTGCCGGCCGCTCAGCGACAAGTGTTCATCTGGCACGAGCTGGAAGACAAGACCTTTCGTGAAATGGAGGAGGAAACCGGCGTTCCGCTCAAAACCCTCATTTCGCGCAAGCACTACGCCGTGCAGCACCTGCGCAAACGCCTCCAGACGCTCTACACCGAGCTATTTACGGATTGA
- a CDS encoding MaoC family dehydratase, with protein MSLTIGSLPELQQYETQELGTSAWHTITQEQINHFAAATLDFQWIHLDADRAAAESPFGGTIAHGYLTVALLPYLWNQIVTIENLKMQVNYEIEALRFNQAVLVNSEVRLQAKLLSVKDLRGIAKARIEVNLEINGSRKPAYTGIITFLYHFQ; from the coding sequence ATGAGCCTTACCATTGGCAGCCTCCCGGAGCTGCAACAGTACGAAACCCAGGAGCTAGGCACCTCCGCCTGGCACACCATCACCCAGGAGCAGATCAACCATTTTGCGGCCGCCACGCTCGATTTTCAGTGGATTCACCTGGACGCGGACCGCGCCGCGGCCGAGTCACCGTTTGGGGGCACCATTGCGCACGGCTACCTCACCGTAGCGCTGCTGCCTTACCTCTGGAACCAGATTGTGACGATTGAGAACCTGAAAATGCAAGTGAACTACGAAATCGAAGCCCTGCGCTTCAACCAGGCCGTGCTGGTAAACAGCGAAGTACGCCTGCAAGCCAAGCTGCTATCGGTGAAAGACCTGCGCGGCATTGCCAAAGCCCGCATTGAGGTAAATCTGGAAATCAACGGCAGCCGCAAGCCGGCCTATACTGGCATCATCACCTTCCTGTACCACTTCCAGTAA
- a CDS encoding STM3941 family protein, translated as MEIKLYKSPWRAVKLLLGSGAFVAAGVWLLQQPDTSRLMAWACVGFFGLGIPVGIFQLLDRRPQIIINEVGIFDRTTYKGFINWDIIQDAYLMEVHGQKILCLVVPQEFEPSRAQGTVAQSMAQLAKSLGFQELNIPLGMIQINEVRFTQFLLAMTQVERPDRANLLAQYNA; from the coding sequence ATGGAAATCAAGCTGTATAAATCCCCTTGGCGGGCCGTGAAGCTGCTGCTGGGCAGCGGAGCCTTTGTGGCGGCAGGCGTTTGGCTGTTGCAGCAGCCGGATACGTCGCGCCTGATGGCGTGGGCCTGCGTGGGGTTCTTTGGGCTGGGCATTCCCGTGGGCATTTTTCAGCTGCTCGACCGGCGCCCGCAGATCATCATCAATGAAGTAGGCATTTTCGACCGCACCACTTACAAGGGCTTTATCAACTGGGATATTATTCAGGATGCGTACCTGATGGAGGTGCATGGGCAGAAAATTCTGTGCCTAGTGGTGCCACAGGAGTTTGAGCCCTCCCGCGCCCAGGGCACCGTGGCCCAGTCGATGGCCCAGCTGGCAAAGTCCCTCGGGTTTCAGGAGCTGAATATCCCGCTGGGCATGATTCAGATCAACGAAGTACGCTTCACCCAGTTTCTGCTTGCCATGACCCAGGTAGAGCGCCCCGACCGCGCGAACCTGCTGGCGCAGTATAACGCTTAA
- a CDS encoding NADH-quinone oxidoreductase subunit J: MSPLFLFLSFVALLSALGVVFAKNPVHSVLFLILTFFSLSGHYLLLNAQFLAAVNIIVYAGAIMVLFLFVIMFLNLNVDTEPHKPALAKIAAAVAGGSLLLILVAALKDVRPTGVPTGTAFNSQIGMVDQLGMRLYTDFLLPFELASVLFLVAMVGAVMLGKRETGERNF; this comes from the coding sequence ATGTCTCCTCTTTTCCTGTTTCTGTCGTTTGTGGCGCTGCTGAGCGCGCTGGGCGTGGTGTTTGCCAAAAACCCGGTGCACAGCGTGCTGTTCCTGATTCTGACGTTCTTCTCCCTCTCCGGGCACTACCTGCTGCTGAACGCGCAGTTTCTGGCGGCCGTGAACATCATCGTGTATGCAGGGGCCATCATGGTCCTCTTCCTGTTCGTGATTATGTTCCTGAACCTGAACGTGGACACGGAACCGCACAAGCCGGCCCTGGCCAAAATTGCCGCAGCAGTGGCCGGTGGCTCCCTGCTGCTCATTCTGGTAGCGGCCCTGAAAGACGTGCGGCCCACTGGGGTACCGACCGGCACGGCCTTTAACTCGCAAATCGGAATGGTAGACCAGCTGGGCATGAGGCTGTACACCGACTTCCTGCTGCCCTTCGAGTTGGCCTCCGTGCTGTTTCTGGTGGCTATGGTCGGCGCCGTGATGCTGGGCAAGCGCGAAACCGGCGAGCGGAATTTTTAG